The nucleotide sequence TTCCGAGGCCGGATCGAGCCCGTGGCCCTGGACCTGTCCCTCAGCCAGCCGGTGCTGACCGTGCCCACGTTCTCGTGGGAGGCGATCGCCGGGATCAGCATCCCGCTGCTGATCGTGACCGCGGCCGGGCAGAACGCCCCGGGCCTGGCCATGATGCACACGGCGGGCTACGCCGCCCGCGACCGCCTGCTGCTCGGCGCCTCGGGCGTCGCGTCGGTCGCCTTCGCGCCCTTCGGCAGCCACGCCCTGAACCTCGCGGCCGTCACCGCGGGCATCGCGACCAGCCCCGAGTCCCACCCGGACCTCGGCCGCCGCTACGTGGCCGGCATCTCGTGCGGGGTCTTCTACGTCCTCTTCGGCCTGTTCGCGGACACCCTCGTCGCCGCGTTCGCCGCGATCCCCCCGGGGATGATCACGGCCCTCGCGGGGGTGGCCCTGCTGGGCGCCCTGCAGGGGTCCTTCTTCGACAGCATGCACCCCGGCCGGCACCAGCCGGCGGTCATCGAGGCGGCGCTCATCACCCTGGTGGTCACGGTCTCCGGCATCGCCCCCTACGGCATCGTCTCCCCGTTCTGGGGCATGCTCGCGGGCATCGGGTCGTACGCGATCCTGCGCCGCCCCGCGGCGGCCGCCACCCGCTGAGCACTCCCGCGCGGCTTCGGCGCACCGAATCCCGGGGCCGGCGCCCCGGGTCTACACTCGTCGGGAAGCGAAGGGGAGTAGTTCCCGGGTGCCGTGCACCCGTCGGTCTGTCGCCATCCCGGTCTCGACGAGGAGTCCCGGCAGCCCACCCGTGCCCGCGGGCGAACGAGACCTTCCGGACGACACCGCACCCCGGTCGGACCCCGCGCGCCCCGTGCCGCCCCGGGCCGCGCCGGGCCCGAGGAAGGCCGCATGACACCCGCACCCGACGCCCACGCCCCCACGCCCCGGGGAGACCCCGCCCGCCCGGCCCGGCCCGAGCGCGGACAGATCCGCCGCTGGCGCAAGTACCTCGCGGAGGAGCGCGCCGAGGCGCGGATCTACAGCCTCCTCGCCGCCCGCAGCACCGGCCGGGAGCAGGAGATCCTGCACCAGGTCGCCGAGGCCGAGCAGCGCCACGCCGAGCACTGGGTCCGGCTGCTCGGCCCCCACGCGGAGGCCGAGGCCCGGCCGTCCCTGTACTCCCGGCTGCTGATCTTCCTCGCCACGCACTTCGGCTCCGTCTTCGTCCTGGCCCTGATCCAGCGCGCCGAGAGCCGCTCCCCCTACGACCGGGAGGAGGACGCGTCCGACGCCATGGCGGCCGACGAGGCGGTGCACGAGGAGATCATCCGCGCCCTCGCCACCGAGGGCCGGCACAAGCTCTCCGGCAACTTCCGGGCAGCGGTCTTCGGCGCCAACGACGGCCTCGTGTCCAACCTCGCGCTGGTCATGGGCGTGGGCGCCACCGGCACCTCCCCCGGGATGGTGCTCTTCGCGGGCATCGCCGGCCTGCTCGCGGGGGCGCTGTCCATGGGGGCCGGGGAGTTCGTGTCCGTGCGCTCGCAGCGCGAGCTGCTCGACGCCTCCCAGCCGACCCAGGTGACGCTGCACGTGGCGCCGAACCTGGACCTGGACGCCAACGAGCTCGTGCTGATCTACCGGGCGAGGGGCATGAGCGAGGAGGCCGCCGAGCACCGTGCGGCGGAGCGGCTGGGCTTCTTCGAGTGCGACTGCGATCCCTCCCGGTCGTTCCGCGACACCGTCGAGGACGAGCCGGCGCCGCACTCCACCGTGGCCCTCGGCACCGACCTGGGGGCCGCGGCGTCGAGCTTCTGCTTCTTCGCCTCCGGCGCGATCATCCCGATCCTGCCGTACCTGGCGGGCCTCACCGGGGTCCCCGCGATGCTCGTGGCCCTCGTCCTCGTGGGGCTCGCCCTGCTGGTGACGGGCGGCCTGGTCGGGCTGCTCTCCGGGGCCTCACCCTGGAAGCGCGGGCTGCGCCAGCTGGCCATCGGCTACGGCGCCGCCCTGGCCACGTATCTCCTCGGCCTGCTCTTCAACACGAGCGTCGCCTGACCGGTCGTCACGAAGGCAAACCGAGGCTGTCCTCACTTGAGGGGACATCCCGGGCGGCCGGCGGAGCCCCCGGCTCCGCAGCCGTCCGCGAAACCCCTGGTCGGAGCGGATTCCCTGCCGATTCCGCCGCCCCCGCGCCCCGCCGACGGGCCCACGTTCCGGGGGCGGCCGGCGGCTCAGGGCCCGCCCCGCGAATTCCCCGCGGAAACCGGGTGCGGACGCGGCACCGCGTCGGATAAGGTTGCGATCGTGGTGAGAACCACAGCAATGGGGGAAATTGCACGGATCGGACCGATTCGGACGCACTGGGGGGTGCACCGTCTGCGGCATCCGTGTTCTGAAAGCCGCTCAGCCCACGGCTCTCCTCTGTTGAGGCGTTCAACGCCTGCCGATGGCCGCGGGTCCTCCATGGGAGGCGCATCTCTCCCCGCGCCGGGCGGACTCCTACCGCCCGTTCCCGCGGCCATCGGTCTACACCGCACCACCTCCGCCCCGGTCGTCCCGCTCCGCACGCCGTCCCGGCGCCCTGCCCGCTGGGGCTAGGATCGTAGGGCCGCGCCCGCCGTCGTCGAGACCGGACCGCGCGGCGCACCCGTCATCAGCGCCGAGGAGCCCGCCCATGCCCGCCCAGGGGACCGTCGAACACGTCCTGACCGTCCACTGCCCCGAGGCCCACGGGCTCGTGAGCGCCATCACGTCCAACCTGACGCAGCAGGGCTGCGACATCTTCGACGTGAAGCACTTCTCGGACCGTTTCACCGACGAGTTCTTCATCCGCTGCCACACCGTCAGCGAGGCCGGCACCGCCACCGTGGAGTCCCTGACCGAGGGCTTCGCCCCGGTCGCGGAGCAGCACGACATGCGGTTCCGGCTGGTCTCCGTGCAGCGCCGAACCCGGGTGCTCGTCATGGTGTCCCGCTTCTCCCACTGC is from Kocuria rosea and encodes:
- a CDS encoding benzoate/H(+) symporter BenE family transporter, translating into MSRHVPSTTRQDGQPARGLRRDWSASAALAGFVAVVVSYSGPVLVVLEAARAGGLSPELTSSWLWAVSVGSGVTCALMSLWTRQPVMVAWSIPGAALLITSLGSYSFSDAVGAYVVTGVLGLVLGVTGLIGRILAAVPKPITAAVLAGVLFPFAIKVAAAVVENPWVAGALVLGYLLGRRFFPRYAVFAALGLGVLAALFRGRIEPVALDLSLSQPVLTVPTFSWEAIAGISIPLLIVTAAGQNAPGLAMMHTAGYAARDRLLLGASGVASVAFAPFGSHALNLAAVTAGIATSPESHPDLGRRYVAGISCGVFYVLFGLFADTLVAAFAAIPPGMITALAGVALLGALQGSFFDSMHPGRHQPAVIEAALITLVVTVSGIAPYGIVSPFWGMLAGIGSYAILRRPAAAATR
- a CDS encoding VIT1/CCC1 transporter family protein, coding for MTPAPDAHAPTPRGDPARPARPERGQIRRWRKYLAEERAEARIYSLLAARSTGREQEILHQVAEAEQRHAEHWVRLLGPHAEAEARPSLYSRLLIFLATHFGSVFVLALIQRAESRSPYDREEDASDAMAADEAVHEEIIRALATEGRHKLSGNFRAAVFGANDGLVSNLALVMGVGATGTSPGMVLFAGIAGLLAGALSMGAGEFVSVRSQRELLDASQPTQVTLHVAPNLDLDANELVLIYRARGMSEEAAEHRAAERLGFFECDCDPSRSFRDTVEDEPAPHSTVALGTDLGAAASSFCFFASGAIIPILPYLAGLTGVPAMLVALVLVGLALLVTGGLVGLLSGASPWKRGLRQLAIGYGAALATYLLGLLFNTSVA